In Aequorivita sp. H23M31, a single window of DNA contains:
- a CDS encoding T9SS type A sorting domain-containing protein, with amino-acid sequence MNNYPYTQVGLYLIPILFLCNSHSKAQEIQWEKSYGGLHSEYLMDAQPTADYGFILAGSSLSGKTGNKEQENINNLDYWIWKMDERGDLDWQKSFGGMGADFLSSITNTRDGGFILAGSSNSLKGGDKIEDCFGNEDYWIIKLNAKGDEEWQVTIGGSGRDIVKEIHQTKDGGYIVGGSSESGVSGNKTSPHFGSLDYWIVKLDPNGVIEWQRTSGGKLMDQLESILPTKDEGFIVGGWSNSPISGNKNEESFGEGDYWIIKLNKYGEMEWQRTLGGESDDHLSVLLECKEGGYLAGGNSRSNTSGSKAKSNGKGTDFWIIKLTETGEIEWQNTYDFGETDVLTSITQNEERDYLIGGHAKTENIGLSRSDKKGINDYIALKITITGEEKWKQTVGSTGEDNLRKLFETRDGGYLLAGTSGGEASRDKNTGKGKKDFWVVKLKDEDKMKERERFEGLEAFPNPTTTFTNVIVNHDFDSGDARVYDISGKLIQFFTIKNRTVPIDLQGLSVGVYIVTITTNVATESVKILKRD; translated from the coding sequence ATGAATAATTATCCCTATACCCAGGTTGGTTTATACCTTATCCCTATTCTTTTTTTGTGCAACTCACATTCTAAGGCGCAAGAAATACAATGGGAAAAGTCTTATGGAGGTTTGCATTCAGAATATTTGATGGATGCGCAGCCCACGGCAGATTATGGTTTTATCCTTGCAGGAAGTTCGCTTTCAGGTAAAACAGGAAATAAGGAACAGGAAAATATAAATAATCTTGATTATTGGATTTGGAAGATGGACGAGCGCGGAGATTTGGACTGGCAAAAGAGCTTTGGAGGAATGGGCGCCGATTTCCTTAGTAGTATTACAAATACAAGAGATGGGGGTTTTATTCTTGCGGGTTCTTCGAATTCTCTGAAGGGAGGAGATAAAATAGAAGATTGTTTTGGTAATGAGGACTATTGGATTATCAAGCTAAATGCAAAGGGAGATGAAGAATGGCAGGTGACTATTGGGGGTTCTGGTAGAGATATTGTAAAAGAAATTCATCAAACAAAAGATGGTGGTTACATTGTTGGCGGATCCTCGGAAAGTGGAGTCTCGGGAAACAAAACATCCCCCCATTTCGGTAGTTTGGACTATTGGATTGTGAAGTTAGATCCTAATGGAGTAATAGAGTGGCAAAGAACCTCTGGTGGTAAACTTATGGACCAATTAGAGAGTATTTTGCCCACAAAGGATGAGGGTTTTATTGTGGGAGGTTGGAGCAATTCTCCTATTTCTGGCAACAAAAATGAGGAAAGTTTTGGCGAAGGAGATTATTGGATTATCAAACTCAACAAATATGGAGAGATGGAGTGGCAGAGAACCTTAGGCGGGGAGAGCGATGATCATCTATCCGTTTTATTGGAATGTAAGGAGGGCGGTTATTTGGCAGGTGGCAATTCCAGGTCCAATACTTCTGGAAGCAAAGCAAAATCCAATGGAAAAGGAACGGATTTTTGGATAATTAAACTAACTGAGACAGGTGAGATTGAATGGCAGAATACCTATGATTTTGGGGAGACAGATGTGCTTACTTCCATAACCCAAAATGAAGAGAGAGATTATTTAATAGGAGGTCATGCTAAGACTGAAAATATTGGATTATCCCGATCTGATAAAAAAGGAATCAACGATTACATCGCTCTCAAAATTACTATTACAGGTGAGGAAAAATGGAAACAGACGGTGGGAAGCACGGGTGAGGACAATCTTCGCAAACTTTTTGAAACCCGGGATGGCGGATACCTTCTGGCAGGAACTTCCGGTGGAGAGGCTTCACGCGATAAAAATACTGGTAAAGGGAAAAAGGATTTTTGGGTTGTAAAGTTAAAAGATGAGGATAAAATGAAGGAGAGAGAGCGATTTGAAGGGCTGGAAGCTTTCCCAAATCCCACTACCACCTTTACAAATGTTATAGTAAACCATGATTTCGATAGTGGTGATGCCCGAGTCTATGATATTTCAGGAAAACTCATTCAATTTTTTACCATAAAAAATCGCACGGTCCCAATTGACCTTCAGGGTCTCTCTGTAGGAGTTTATATTGTTACCATAACTACCAATGTGGCTACGGAGTCAGTAAAGATTTTGAAAAGAGATTGA
- a CDS encoding DUF6443 domain-containing protein, giving the protein MKNFILFFLQKSPFDRIGYGLVIILFLNGSLHEHLFAQTDSQNYIKTTTYTGANNQGAQVMISYFDGLGRPIQNVAHQQAGNSGDLITYIEYDSLGRQKKEFLPYVRDAASLNFESEAQSLTEVFYLSNEPATSVPFSQKEFEKSPLNRINKQSAPGENWKMNSGHEIKYSYGTNTKYELHFFGVKIIGDNVFLKYNGDYPAQQLYKNSIKDENWDGSSLENEVTEFKDKQGRTILKRSYIKNAPRQKPEYLQLDTYYVYDQFGNLSFVLPPKLSEQIVVNNALVRNHQELLDVLGYQYVYDQRNRLMVKKIPGKTKEYIGYDKLDQVIATGPVTSPFGDGAEGWLRTKYDAFGRIVYTLWQPGQVNITSLKNLMNQHGPKLYEGRSTSSTIVGGVAFSYTSIVKPISGYHVLTINYYDDYDWEYGPRSIPYSVCNGESSVDYGNKVMPKGLPTGNWNRILTDRNSTEGKMEHILYAFKSRPVRVQKDYPNKGYTIVDSKFDFVGNTVKTITKHRRDLSMPEHKIMEEFTFNPQWRPESHFHTINNFPSQLISKNSYNVLGQLSQKRVGGSDLTGAMPLQKVDYKYNIRGWLTHINNVDNLSQAGQPKDLFAFKINYDSVEDDINGAVKPLFNGNIAETSWRTSNDNIKRRYGYSYDGLNRITAAFYQRPDLSIPRAESYSTSYSYDSNGNLLTLHRNGQVDAADPPIAIDDLVYTYDKGNQLQNVVDQERHPDGYNDRNPDVRDPDFKYDNYGNLIADRDKEIKEITYNHMNLPATIRIGSDGNIEYIYDAAGNKLKKEVNDGRETSTTEYLDGFIYKNDKLEFFHHPEGYVQVSVDRDTYDYQYVFQYKDHLGNIRLSYSDLALNGAIDPSTEILDEKNYYPFGGEHKGYNSNINGTYHPYGYNGKEEQDELGLEWIDYGARNYDKWLVRYFNVDRMSEAYYDLNPYQYTANNPVKFIDVNGDYIYIWENGTQYRYENGETQKQNEKGKWIKHSAQEGSYVSQIAGALEAITGGDPNSFGSQFLGLFENDDVNVSLFENTSQGDHKGKNVTDGTNIYTFSNQSGSIRTTGGSEKLSENFHITLGHELAHGLGNNLLRKGALSDTWIPADPNIGLKDPIKNSEVFASMYENMLRAEQGLELRTHYIGGTSDNRSRLIQKSKTKNPFGKVYNPTQSTLEIFNSLVRRPKAKSVNSIKPAGSQ; this is encoded by the coding sequence ATGAAAAACTTTATACTCTTCTTTTTACAAAAATCTCCTTTCGATAGGATAGGATATGGGTTAGTAATTATTCTATTTCTAAACGGTTCACTTCATGAACATCTCTTTGCTCAAACCGATTCACAAAATTATATAAAGACCACAACTTATACTGGAGCTAATAATCAAGGAGCTCAAGTTATGATTTCCTACTTTGATGGCCTCGGGAGGCCTATTCAAAATGTGGCTCACCAGCAAGCCGGAAATAGCGGAGATTTGATTACCTATATAGAATATGATTCATTAGGAAGACAAAAAAAAGAATTCCTGCCTTATGTGCGGGATGCCGCAAGTCTCAATTTTGAATCTGAGGCTCAGTCACTTACTGAAGTCTTTTATTTATCCAATGAACCTGCTACATCCGTTCCCTTTAGTCAAAAGGAATTTGAGAAATCGCCTCTAAATAGAATTAATAAACAATCAGCTCCCGGGGAGAATTGGAAAATGAATTCTGGCCATGAAATAAAATATAGCTACGGAACAAATACTAAGTATGAACTTCATTTTTTCGGTGTAAAAATTATTGGTGACAATGTTTTTTTAAAATATAACGGAGATTATCCTGCTCAACAACTGTATAAAAATTCAATTAAAGATGAAAATTGGGATGGTTCAAGTTTAGAAAATGAAGTAACTGAATTTAAGGATAAACAGGGTAGAACTATTTTAAAGCGAAGCTATATAAAAAATGCACCTCGCCAAAAACCTGAATATCTACAGTTGGATACTTATTATGTTTATGATCAATTTGGAAACTTAAGTTTTGTTCTTCCACCCAAATTATCGGAACAGATTGTAGTAAATAATGCTTTAGTCCGAAACCATCAGGAACTCTTGGACGTTTTAGGTTATCAATACGTTTACGACCAACGCAACCGACTAATGGTTAAAAAAATACCGGGCAAGACAAAAGAATATATAGGCTATGATAAATTGGACCAAGTTATCGCAACAGGACCGGTCACCTCACCTTTTGGAGATGGGGCCGAGGGCTGGTTGAGAACTAAGTATGATGCATTTGGGAGGATAGTTTATACACTTTGGCAGCCTGGGCAGGTGAATATAACTTCACTCAAGAATCTTATGAATCAACATGGTCCCAAATTATATGAAGGTAGGAGTACATCGTCCACAATAGTTGGGGGAGTGGCATTTTCTTACACTAGTATAGTAAAGCCTATTTCTGGCTACCACGTTTTAACGATAAACTATTATGATGATTATGATTGGGAATACGGCCCTCGCTCAATTCCATATTCCGTTTGTAATGGAGAGAGTTCGGTTGATTATGGTAATAAGGTAATGCCAAAAGGACTGCCGACGGGCAATTGGAATAGAATTTTAACAGATCGAAATTCTACAGAGGGAAAAATGGAACATATTTTATATGCCTTTAAATCACGTCCTGTTCGAGTCCAAAAAGATTATCCGAACAAGGGTTACACCATCGTTGATTCTAAATTTGATTTTGTGGGAAATACGGTTAAAACGATTACAAAACATCGACGGGATCTATCGATGCCAGAACACAAAATCATGGAGGAGTTTACATTTAATCCCCAATGGAGACCTGAATCTCATTTTCATACAATAAATAATTTTCCAAGTCAGTTAATTTCCAAAAATAGCTATAATGTTTTGGGGCAACTATCCCAAAAAAGAGTAGGCGGCAGCGATCTTACCGGAGCTATGCCCTTGCAAAAGGTGGATTACAAATACAATATCCGAGGATGGCTCACCCATATTAACAATGTAGATAATCTGAGCCAAGCAGGGCAACCCAAAGACCTCTTTGCCTTTAAGATCAACTACGATAGTGTGGAAGATGACATCAACGGTGCAGTTAAGCCCTTGTTCAACGGCAATATAGCCGAGACTTCCTGGCGAACTTCCAACGACAATATAAAACGGCGATACGGCTACAGTTATGATGGGCTAAACCGCATTACTGCCGCTTTTTACCAGCGCCCAGATTTGTCCATTCCCCGTGCTGAAAGCTACAGCACCAGTTACAGTTACGACAGCAACGGCAACCTGCTCACCCTACACCGCAACGGCCAGGTAGATGCCGCCGATCCTCCAATCGCAATTGACGATCTGGTATACACATACGACAAGGGCAACCAGTTGCAGAATGTGGTAGACCAAGAGCGCCATCCCGATGGCTACAACGACCGAAACCCTGATGTGCGCGACCCGGACTTTAAATACGACAACTACGGCAACTTAATTGCGGATAGGGACAAGGAAATAAAGGAAATAACCTACAACCATATGAACTTACCCGCCACAATCCGTATTGGAAGCGATGGAAATATTGAATATATTTACGACGCCGCCGGGAACAAGCTCAAAAAGGAAGTGAATGACGGCAGGGAAACAAGTACAACGGAATACTTAGATGGTTTTATTTATAAGAATGATAAATTGGAGTTCTTCCACCATCCAGAGGGCTACGTGCAGGTAAGCGTGGATCGGGACACTTATGATTATCAATATGTCTTCCAGTACAAGGACCATTTGGGGAACATACGACTGTCCTACTCGGACCTTGCTTTGAACGGGGCCATCGACCCATCGACCGAAATCCTCGACGAGAAAAACTACTATCCTTTCGGTGGAGAGCATAAAGGGTACAACTCAAACATTAACGGTACTTACCACCCCTATGGGTATAACGGAAAAGAAGAGCAGGACGAGCTCGGTCTTGAGTGGATTGACTATGGTGCAAGGAATTATGATAAATGGCTTGTTAGATATTTTAATGTTGATAGGATGTCAGAGGCCTATTATGATTTGAATCCATACCAATATACAGCTAACAATCCCGTCAAATTTATAGATGTAAATGGGGATTATATTTATATATGGGAAAACGGTACTCAATATAGGTACGAGAATGGTGAGACACAGAAGCAGAATGAGAAAGGAAAATGGATTAAGCACAGTGCCCAAGAAGGTAGTTATGTTAGTCAAATCGCAGGTGCTTTGGAGGCAATAACGGGAGGAGATCCTAATTCTTTTGGCAGTCAGTTTTTAGGTTTATTTGAGAATGATGATGTTAATGTAAGTTTATTTGAAAACACATCTCAAGGAGACCATAAAGGTAAAAATGTAACTGATGGCACAAATATTTATACCTTTTCCAACCAATCTGGAAGCATAAGAACCACAGGAGGTAGTGAAAAATTGAGCGAGAACTTCCATATTACTTTGGGTCACGAATTAGCTCACGGATTGGGCAATAATCTATTAAGGAAAGGTGCTTTAAGTGATACTTGGATACCAGCAGATCCTAACATAGGTTTGAAAGACCCTATAAAAAATTCAGAGGTTTTTGCATCAATGTATGAGAATATGCTACGTGCCGAACAAGGACTAGAATTAAGAACCCACTATATAGGTGGTACGTCTGACAACAGGTCTCGTTTAATACAAAAATCCAAGACGAAAAATCCTTTTGGGAAGGTGTATAATCCAACGCAATCTACCTTAGAAATTTTCAATAGCCTTGTTAGAAGGCCAAAAGCGAAATCTGTCAACTCTATAAAACCTGCTGGTAGCCAATAA
- a CDS encoding helix-turn-helix domain-containing protein: MFRVAHKIKTYREMRNYSQEYLASMIGISQPAYAKIEQGKTKITLERLKQISEILMVEHLHLLDEVKVAIQTIQINNTSPSDFVEVLHPDLKIVYEKLVMTLENENRRLIEENERLKILLEQKSGRY; the protein is encoded by the coding sequence ATGTTTAGGGTAGCTCACAAAATAAAGACGTATAGGGAAATGCGTAATTATTCTCAGGAATATTTGGCGAGTATGATAGGTATATCCCAACCAGCCTATGCTAAAATTGAACAGGGAAAAACGAAGATTACCCTGGAAAGACTGAAGCAGATTTCAGAAATTCTAATGGTGGAACACTTGCATCTCCTTGATGAAGTAAAGGTGGCTATTCAAACCATCCAAATAAATAATACAAGCCCGTCAGATTTTGTTGAGGTGCTACATCCCGATTTAAAAATTGTTTATGAAAAACTGGTTATGACATTAGAAAATGAAAACAGAAGATTGATTGAGGAGAATGAAAGATTAAAAATACTTTTGGAACAAAAAAGCGGTAGATATTAA